One segment of Hemicordylus capensis ecotype Gifberg chromosome 8, rHemCap1.1.pri, whole genome shotgun sequence DNA contains the following:
- the DUSP26 gene encoding dual specificity protein phosphatase 26 isoform X2, whose amino-acid sequence MAFMSRFSRNRSRTPSWRTHDATSSHPILSVFELERLLYTGKTACNHADEVWPGLYLGDQDIAANRRELAHLGITHILNASHSKWRGGAEYYDGTGICYLGIEAHDSPTFDMSPYFEPAADFIHKALIRSRGRILVHCAVGVSRSATLVLAYLMIYHHLTLVEAIKTVKDHRGIIPNRGFLRQLSALDSTLRLKQRP is encoded by the exons ATGGCTTTCATGTCCCGGTTCTCCCGGAACAGATCCAGGACTCCCAGCTGGAGAACGCATGATGCCACTAGCAGCCACCCCATCCTCAGCGTCTTTGAGCTGGAGAGGTTACTGTACACGGGGAAGACAGCCTGCAATCATGCTGATGAAGTTTGGCCAGGACTTTACCTGGGAGATCA AGATATAGCGGCCAATCGCCGCGAGCTGGCTCACCTGGGCATCACCCACATCCTCAATGCTTCCCACAGCAAGTGGCGGGGCGGGGCCGAGTACTATGACGGCACCGGCATCTGTTACCTGGGCATTGAGGCACATGACTCACCCACCTTCGACATGAGCCCCTACTTTGAGCCCGCAGCTGACTTTATCCACAAGGCGCTGATCAGGAGTAGAG GAAGGATCCTTGTTCACTGTGCTGTGGGAGTAAGCAGATCAGCTACCCTGGTCCTCGCCTACCTCATGATTTACCACCACTTGACCTTGGTGGAGGCCATAAAGACCGTGAAAGACCATCGAGGCATCATCCCCAACCGGGGTTTCCTGCGACAGCTGTCCGCCCTGGACAGCACCCTCAGGCTAAAGCAAAGACCATGA